In the genome of Cronobacter malonaticus LMG 23826, one region contains:
- the metC gene encoding cystathionine beta-lyase, with translation MTDKHIETALVQAGRAKRYTQGSVNSVIQRASSLVFDSVDAKKQATAGRAQGELFYGRRGTLTHFSLQEAMCELEGGAGCALFPCGAAAVANTILAFVEQGDHVLVTNSAYEPTQDFCTKILTKFGVTTTWFDPLAGDDIAKHLQPNTKVVFLESPGSITMEVHDVPAIVAAVRRTAPDAIIMMDNTWSAGILFKALDFGVDISIQAGTKYLVGHSDAMIGTAVANARCWDTLRENAYLMGQMADADSAYVTSRGLRTLAVRLRQHHESGLRVAQWLAAHPQVARVNHPALPGSKGHEFWKRDFSGASGLFSFILDKRLSDAELAHYLDNFAHFSMAYSWGGYESLILANQPEELAEIRPAGGVDFTGTLVRLHIGLENVEDLIADLDAAFRRIA, from the coding sequence ATGACCGACAAACACATTGAGACGGCGCTGGTACAGGCCGGGCGCGCAAAACGTTACACGCAAGGCTCGGTGAACAGCGTGATTCAGCGTGCCTCATCGCTGGTGTTTGACAGCGTGGACGCGAAAAAGCAGGCCACCGCCGGGCGCGCGCAGGGCGAACTGTTTTATGGTCGACGCGGCACGCTGACGCATTTTTCGCTTCAGGAGGCGATGTGCGAGCTGGAAGGCGGCGCGGGTTGCGCGCTGTTCCCGTGCGGCGCGGCGGCGGTCGCCAACACGATTCTGGCGTTTGTCGAACAGGGCGATCATGTGCTGGTGACTAACAGCGCGTATGAGCCGACCCAGGATTTCTGCACCAAAATTCTCACTAAGTTTGGCGTCACCACCACCTGGTTCGACCCGCTGGCGGGTGATGACATCGCAAAGCACCTTCAGCCGAACACCAAAGTGGTGTTTCTGGAATCGCCTGGCTCCATCACGATGGAAGTACACGACGTGCCCGCGATCGTCGCGGCAGTACGCCGCACCGCGCCGGATGCCATTATCATGATGGACAACACCTGGTCGGCGGGCATTCTTTTTAAGGCGCTCGATTTCGGCGTCGATATCTCGATCCAGGCAGGCACCAAATATCTGGTCGGGCATTCGGACGCGATGATAGGCACCGCGGTTGCCAACGCCCGCTGCTGGGATACGCTTCGCGAGAACGCTTATCTGATGGGCCAGATGGCGGACGCCGATTCCGCCTATGTCACCAGCCGCGGCCTGCGCACGCTGGCGGTGCGCCTGCGCCAGCATCATGAAAGCGGCCTGCGCGTGGCGCAGTGGCTGGCGGCGCACCCGCAGGTGGCGCGCGTCAATCACCCGGCACTGCCGGGCAGCAAAGGCCATGAATTCTGGAAACGCGATTTCAGCGGGGCCAGCGGCCTCTTCTCTTTTATTCTCGACAAACGCCTTAGCGACGCGGAACTGGCGCATTATCTCGATAATTTCGCGCATTTCAGCATGGCCTATTCCTGGGGCGGCTATGAATCGCTGATCCTCGCCAACCAGCCGGAAGAGCTTGCTGAAATCCGCCCGGCGGGCGGCGTGGACTTCACCGGCACGCTGGTGCGCCTGCATATCGGGCTGGAAAATGTGGAAGATTTAATCGCCGATCTGGACGCGGCCTTCCGTCGTATCGCCTGA
- the exbB gene encoding tol-pal system-associated acyl-CoA thioesterase, with protein sequence MGNNLMQTDLSVWGMYQHADIVVKIVMIGLILASVVTWAIFFSKSVELSGHKRRLKREQQELAGARTLDDAREMAERFGPKSLSARLIEEAQNERELSAGSEDNEGIKERTGFRLERRVAAAGRHMGRGNGYLATIGAISPFVGLFGTVWGIMNSFIGIAQSQTTNLAVVAPGIAEALLATAIGLVAAIPAVVIYNIFARTIGSYKATLGDVAAQVLLLQSRDLDLEASAQAQPVRTAQKLRLG encoded by the coding sequence GTGGGAAATAATTTGATGCAGACGGATCTTTCCGTCTGGGGCATGTATCAGCATGCCGACATCGTGGTGAAAATCGTCATGATTGGCCTCATTCTGGCGTCCGTCGTGACCTGGGCGATTTTCTTCAGTAAAAGCGTTGAGCTGTCCGGCCACAAACGCCGCCTTAAGCGCGAACAGCAGGAGCTGGCTGGTGCCCGCACGCTGGACGACGCGCGTGAAATGGCCGAACGTTTCGGCCCGAAAAGCCTGAGCGCGCGCCTTATCGAAGAAGCGCAGAATGAGCGCGAGCTTTCGGCAGGTAGCGAAGATAACGAAGGCATTAAAGAGCGCACCGGTTTTCGTCTTGAGCGTCGCGTGGCGGCGGCAGGGCGTCACATGGGGCGCGGCAACGGTTATCTCGCGACCATCGGCGCGATTTCGCCGTTTGTGGGTCTGTTCGGCACCGTGTGGGGCATCATGAACAGCTTTATCGGCATCGCGCAGTCGCAGACCACTAACCTCGCGGTGGTGGCACCGGGTATCGCCGAAGCGCTGCTCGCGACGGCCATTGGTCTTGTCGCCGCTATCCCGGCGGTGGTTATCTATAACATCTTCGCGCGCACTATCGGCAGCTATAAAGCCACGCTTGGCGATGTGGCAGCCCAGGTACTGCTGCTGCAAAGCCGCGATCTGGATCTCGAGGCGAGCGCCCAGGCGCAGCCGGTGCGTACCGCTCAAAAACTGCGTTTAGGTTAA
- the exbD gene encoding TonB system transport protein ExbD: MAMRFNENLDDNGEMHEINVTPFIDVMLVLLIIFMVAAPLATVDVKVNLPAASSQPQPRPEKPVYLSVKADKTMFIGNDPVTRDSMISALDVQTGGKKDTTIFFRADKTVDYETMMNVMDTLHQAGYLKIGLVGQEVTKAK, encoded by the coding sequence ATGGCGATGCGTTTTAACGAAAATCTCGATGATAACGGCGAAATGCACGAAATTAACGTCACGCCGTTTATCGACGTGATGCTGGTGCTGCTGATTATCTTTATGGTGGCGGCACCGCTTGCGACGGTCGATGTGAAGGTGAATCTGCCGGCCGCGTCCAGCCAGCCGCAGCCGCGTCCGGAAAAACCGGTCTATCTGTCGGTGAAGGCGGATAAAACGATGTTTATCGGCAACGATCCGGTGACGCGTGATTCGATGATTAGCGCGCTCGACGTCCAGACCGGCGGCAAGAAAGACACCACGATTTTCTTCCGCGCGGATAAAACCGTCGACTACGAAACCATGATGAACGTGATGGACACGCTGCATCAGGCGGGCTATCTGAAAATCGGCCTGGTCGGGCAGGAAGTGACGAAGGCGAAGTAA
- a CDS encoding SDR family oxidoreductase, which yields MAIDQNKIQDPTTQYFTGEYPKQKQPAPGIQAKMEPVPDCGEKSYKGSGRLQDRKALVTGGDSGIGRAAAIAYAREGADVVLNYLPEEQQDAEEVKALIEEAGRKAVLIPGDLTDEKFARDLVHRAIQELGGLDIMALVAGKQTAVEDIANLTSEQFQKTYATNVFALFWITQEALPHLKPGASIITTSSIQAYQPSPHLLDYASTKAAILNYSRGLAKQVAEKGIRVNIVAPGPIWTPLQICGGQPQEKIPQFGQQTPLKRAGQPAELAPIYVYLASQESSYVTAEVHGVTGGEHLS from the coding sequence ATGGCGATCGACCAGAACAAGATCCAGGACCCGACGACCCAGTACTTCACCGGGGAATATCCAAAGCAGAAACAGCCTGCGCCAGGCATTCAGGCCAAAATGGAGCCGGTGCCGGACTGTGGTGAGAAAAGCTACAAGGGTAGCGGCCGCCTTCAGGATCGTAAGGCACTGGTGACAGGGGGCGATTCCGGTATTGGTCGCGCTGCCGCCATTGCTTACGCGCGAGAAGGCGCGGACGTCGTGCTGAACTACCTCCCGGAGGAGCAGCAGGACGCCGAAGAAGTGAAGGCGCTGATTGAAGAGGCGGGCCGCAAAGCGGTGCTGATCCCAGGCGATCTGACCGACGAGAAATTCGCCCGCGATCTGGTACACCGCGCCATTCAGGAACTGGGCGGGCTGGATATTATGGCGCTGGTGGCCGGTAAGCAGACCGCCGTTGAGGATATCGCGAATCTCACCAGCGAGCAGTTCCAGAAAACCTATGCGACCAACGTGTTCGCGCTGTTCTGGATAACTCAGGAGGCGCTGCCGCACCTGAAACCGGGTGCCAGCATTATCACGACGTCGTCCATTCAGGCGTATCAGCCAAGCCCGCATCTGCTGGATTACGCGTCCACCAAAGCCGCTATCCTCAATTACAGCCGTGGGCTTGCCAAACAGGTGGCGGAAAAAGGCATTCGCGTGAATATCGTCGCCCCAGGCCCTATCTGGACGCCGCTGCAAATCTGCGGTGGCCAGCCGCAGGAGAAAATCCCGCAGTTCGGCCAGCAGACGCCGCTTAAACGCGCAGGCCAGCCGGCAGAACTGGCGCCGATTTACGTCTATCTGGCAAGCCAGGAATCGAGCTATGTCACCGCCGAAGTTCACGGTGTCACCGGCGGCGAGCACCTGAGCTAA
- the fucR gene encoding L-fucose operon activator, whose product MKNERQQKIIRLLWAHEALSTQTLASRLAVSQETIRRDLSELQRAGKILRSHGRARALRRDMPGHDDPFQARLKSHHAHKMDIARNALNWLDAGMVVALDASTTCWYLARQLPDIPLTIFTNSVRVGQEVSRREQITLISTGGILHRQAACYENPSLPALLKHIDIDLFLFSCQGIDETGTIWDVRSWNAEYKTLLLRRAAQSLLLIDRSKRNRTGDVQIGTLDQVTEVITQEENGGQNAGALLAG is encoded by the coding sequence ATGAAAAACGAGCGTCAGCAGAAGATTATCAGGCTCTTATGGGCGCATGAGGCACTGAGCACCCAGACGCTGGCAAGCCGCCTTGCCGTGAGCCAGGAGACCATCCGGCGCGATCTGAGCGAACTTCAGCGCGCCGGGAAGATTCTGCGCAGCCACGGGCGCGCGCGGGCGCTGCGCCGCGATATGCCAGGCCATGACGATCCGTTCCAGGCGCGCCTGAAAAGCCACCATGCGCATAAGATGGATATCGCGCGCAACGCGCTGAACTGGCTCGACGCCGGGATGGTGGTGGCGCTCGACGCCAGCACCACCTGCTGGTACCTGGCGCGGCAGTTGCCGGATATCCCGCTCACTATTTTCACCAACAGCGTGCGGGTAGGGCAGGAGGTCTCCAGACGCGAGCAGATAACGCTTATCAGCACCGGCGGCATTCTGCATCGTCAGGCCGCCTGTTATGAAAACCCGTCGCTGCCTGCGTTACTGAAGCATATCGATATCGATCTGTTTCTTTTCTCATGCCAGGGGATTGATGAGACGGGCACCATCTGGGACGTGCGCTCCTGGAACGCGGAGTACAAAACGCTGCTGCTGCGCCGGGCGGCGCAATCGCTGCTGCTGATAGACCGAAGCAAACGCAATCGGACCGGTGATGTGCAAATCGGAACGCTGGATCAGGTGACGGAGGTGATAACGCAGGAGGAAAACGGCGGACAGAACGCGGGCGCGCTACTTGCCGGGTGA
- a CDS encoding ESA_00282 family adhesion-associated protein, translating into MNSIFYSVITLLLLLSGVLFFMKENGANKPDNASGADPIPPRNKEEGEDHFSALLNAITPLWYWRVNHEYIDFTNATIKKMTFEELNATPGLFEAQRRCSNLNSAVYKYYDNLKKRCLNGELVTFSDIEVLNLRHCFHEFSQEAYPQLVAIVWPEFQRPQVDITQV; encoded by the coding sequence ATGAACAGTATTTTTTATTCTGTCATTACCTTGCTGCTACTTTTAAGCGGCGTGCTTTTTTTTATGAAAGAAAATGGTGCCAATAAACCAGACAACGCTTCTGGCGCAGATCCCATCCCGCCGCGCAACAAAGAAGAGGGCGAAGACCATTTCTCCGCGCTCCTTAACGCAATTACGCCGTTGTGGTACTGGCGCGTTAATCATGAATATATCGATTTTACAAACGCCACCATTAAAAAAATGACATTTGAAGAGCTGAACGCCACGCCAGGTTTATTTGAAGCGCAGCGCCGTTGTAGTAATCTTAATTCAGCCGTTTATAAATATTACGATAATTTAAAAAAACGCTGTCTGAACGGTGAGTTAGTCACTTTCTCTGATATTGAAGTCCTCAACCTGCGCCACTGTTTCCATGAATTTAGCCAGGAGGCCTATCCGCAACTGGTGGCGATCGTCTGGCCCGAGTTCCAGCGCCCGCAGGTCGATATCACCCAGGTCTGA
- a CDS encoding TIGR00645 family protein produces MERFIENAMYASRWLLAPVYFGLSLALLALTVKFFQEIIHVLPNILTIAEADLILLLLSLVDMTLVGGLLVMVMFSGYENFVSQLDIHEGKEKLSWLGKMDASSLKNKVAASIVAISSIHLLRVFMDAKNVPDNKLMWYVIIHLTFVLSAFVMGYLDKISRSKGY; encoded by the coding sequence ATGGAACGCTTTATCGAAAACGCAATGTACGCCTCGCGCTGGCTGCTGGCCCCGGTTTATTTCGGGCTTTCTCTGGCGCTGCTGGCGCTGACCGTCAAATTCTTCCAGGAAATTATTCACGTTCTGCCGAACATTCTGACGATTGCCGAGGCGGATCTGATCCTGCTGTTACTGTCGCTGGTGGATATGACGCTGGTGGGCGGACTGCTGGTGATGGTGATGTTTTCCGGCTATGAAAACTTCGTTTCTCAGCTCGATATTCATGAAGGTAAGGAAAAACTGAGCTGGCTGGGGAAAATGGACGCCAGTTCGCTGAAAAATAAAGTAGCGGCGTCGATTGTCGCCATCTCCTCCATTCACCTGCTGCGCGTCTTTATGGATGCGAAGAACGTGCCGGATAATAAACTGATGTGGTATGTGATTATCCATCTGACATTTGTGCTGTCGGCGTTTGTGATGGGGTATCTGGATAAAATCTCCCGCTCAAAAGGCTATTAA
- a CDS encoding mechanosensitive ion channel family protein, with translation MDYILHTNFLRLMTSLTFWGNVLLVLAITLVTYWVVSKILAVLHKRIARWAEEHNNGTAYKVFLDVLRKTRRILILFAAFLFSLQFVSLPDRMHSTISHAWFLVLALQIALWFDQAVQSWLRHSLMRPGTHRNPVTTIILGLMIRALIWAVMLLSILANAGVNITALVASLGVGGIAIALAVQTVLSDVFASLSIGFDKPFEIGDFIVFNDVSGTIEHIGLKTTRIRSLSGEQIVCANAILLQQTIHNYKRMQTRRIVFTFGVSLSTPPEKLRQIGPMVKSIIEKSGDTRFDRAHFATFDQDRLTYEVVHIINTADYNQYMDLQQEINLRIMEGLQELGVRLALPSRVIIQPDVPEEEKPQEAAEEGRNPPAASPA, from the coding sequence ATGGATTACATTCTGCACACCAATTTTTTGCGCCTGATGACATCATTAACGTTCTGGGGAAATGTCTTGCTGGTACTGGCGATAACTCTCGTCACTTACTGGGTCGTCAGTAAAATTCTCGCCGTACTGCACAAGCGCATCGCGCGCTGGGCGGAGGAGCATAATAACGGCACCGCGTATAAGGTCTTTCTTGACGTATTAAGAAAGACGCGGCGCATTCTGATCCTCTTTGCCGCGTTTCTCTTCAGTTTGCAATTTGTCAGTCTGCCTGACCGGATGCACAGCACGATTTCCCACGCCTGGTTCCTGGTGCTGGCGTTGCAAATCGCGCTCTGGTTCGATCAGGCGGTGCAGTCGTGGTTGCGCCATTCGCTGATGCGCCCCGGCACGCACCGTAATCCGGTGACGACGATTATTCTGGGGCTGATGATCCGCGCGCTGATCTGGGCGGTGATGCTGCTGTCGATTCTCGCTAACGCCGGGGTCAATATCACCGCGCTGGTGGCGAGCCTCGGCGTCGGTGGTATCGCCATCGCGCTGGCGGTGCAGACGGTGCTGAGCGATGTGTTCGCCTCGCTCTCGATTGGTTTCGATAAGCCGTTTGAAATTGGCGACTTCATCGTCTTTAACGATGTCTCCGGCACCATTGAACATATCGGGCTGAAAACCACGCGCATCCGCAGCTTAAGCGGCGAGCAGATCGTCTGCGCGAACGCCATTCTGCTTCAGCAGACGATCCACAACTACAAGCGCATGCAGACGCGCCGTATCGTATTCACCTTTGGCGTCTCGCTCTCCACGCCGCCCGAAAAGCTGCGCCAGATTGGCCCGATGGTCAAATCCATTATCGAGAAGAGCGGCGATACCCGCTTCGACCGCGCCCACTTCGCCACTTTTGATCAGGATCGCCTGACCTACGAAGTGGTGCACATCATTAATACGGCGGATTACAACCAGTACATGGATCTGCAGCAGGAGATCAACCTGCGTATTATGGAAGGGCTACAGGAGCTGGGCGTGCGGCTCGCGCTGCCAAGCCGTGTGATTATCCAGCCTGATGTGCCGGAAGAAGAAAAGCCGCAGGAGGCGGCAGAAGAGGGCCGAAACCCACCTGCGGCAAGCCCGGCGTAA
- a CDS encoding carbohydrate porin, producing the protein MTTLKKLPLALAVIAALCPVSVLAQEYTQEQIDAMVAKAVDKALAERQAKIDAAMNKKADVVTEPQSPAQTPDLAIPFGVKFTGYARYGAHYQSGDQKYVAVDGSYNGASAIGRLGNEGNGGEFQLSKAFKGGNGAIWDVNVMFDHWGDEVNLKKAYAGVTNLLESNPNAYFWAGRDFHQRPQQGINDYFWMNHDGQGAGVKNFDLGGVQFDVAVVAAVESCSPEVMEDEANPSRITCTGGSGTGDKGNYAATSKIHGMKVGPLDLELYANYGFDSKAVDRDERLKAWQGGVVLSHTNDSGVNKLIARYSDNSDNSVYNKTDDLTTVYASFEGLHRFTQQAQVEYLLAFHDYDNDRDDRDNRRNYNAIVRPMYFWNDVHSTWLEAGWQRVDYQDGGDNSGWKVTLSQNMSIAMGPEFRPMLRFYVTGGEVDNKRTARVNNTDDTTLDSLNIGAMWEAWW; encoded by the coding sequence ATGACTACGTTAAAAAAACTTCCATTAGCCCTGGCGGTTATCGCCGCCCTTTGCCCTGTATCTGTGCTCGCTCAGGAATATACCCAGGAACAGATTGACGCCATGGTGGCGAAAGCGGTGGATAAAGCGCTGGCCGAGCGCCAGGCAAAAATCGACGCCGCCATGAACAAAAAAGCCGATGTGGTCACCGAGCCGCAAAGCCCTGCTCAGACGCCGGATCTGGCAATTCCGTTCGGCGTGAAGTTTACCGGTTACGCCCGTTATGGCGCGCATTACCAGAGCGGCGATCAGAAATATGTCGCGGTTGACGGCTCCTATAACGGCGCTTCCGCGATTGGCCGTCTCGGCAACGAAGGCAACGGCGGCGAATTCCAGCTATCGAAAGCCTTTAAAGGCGGCAACGGCGCAATCTGGGATGTCAACGTGATGTTTGACCACTGGGGCGACGAAGTGAACCTGAAAAAAGCCTACGCGGGCGTGACCAACCTGCTGGAATCGAACCCGAACGCCTATTTCTGGGCCGGGCGTGATTTCCACCAGCGTCCGCAACAGGGTATCAACGACTATTTCTGGATGAACCACGACGGCCAGGGCGCCGGGGTGAAAAACTTCGATCTGGGCGGTGTTCAGTTCGATGTGGCGGTGGTAGCCGCCGTGGAATCCTGTAGCCCGGAAGTGATGGAAGACGAAGCGAACCCGTCACGCATCACCTGTACCGGCGGCTCCGGCACCGGCGACAAAGGCAACTACGCGGCGACGTCTAAAATTCACGGCATGAAAGTCGGCCCGCTCGATTTGGAGCTGTACGCCAACTACGGCTTTGACTCAAAAGCGGTCGATCGCGACGAGCGCCTGAAAGCCTGGCAGGGCGGCGTGGTGCTGAGCCACACCAACGACAGCGGCGTGAATAAGCTCATCGCCCGCTACTCCGATAATTCAGACAACAGCGTGTATAACAAAACCGACGATCTGACCACGGTGTACGCGAGCTTCGAAGGGCTGCACAGATTCACGCAGCAGGCGCAGGTGGAGTATCTGCTGGCGTTCCACGATTATGACAATGACCGTGACGACCGCGATAACCGCCGCAACTATAACGCCATCGTGCGTCCGATGTATTTCTGGAACGACGTCCACTCGACCTGGCTGGAAGCGGGCTGGCAGCGCGTTGATTACCAGGACGGCGGCGATAACAGCGGCTGGAAAGTGACGCTCTCGCAGAACATGTCTATCGCGATGGGCCCGGAATTCCGCCCGATGCTGCGTTTCTACGTGACCGGCGGCGAAGTGGATAACAAACGCACCGCGCGCGTCAACAATACCGACGACACCACGCTCGATTCGCTGAATATCGGCGCGATGTGGGAAGCCTGGTGGTAA
- a CDS encoding PTS lactose/cellobiose transporter subunit IIA has translation MIALEEAVMEIIVNAGQSRSLCFEALHAARAGNFSEAQHLLREADGYARQAHKMQTKLIEQDAGEGRQPMTLIMVHAQDHLMNSLLAREFSEELIHLYQRQ, from the coding sequence ATGATTGCACTGGAAGAAGCGGTAATGGAAATCATCGTCAACGCGGGGCAGTCGCGCAGCCTCTGCTTTGAAGCGCTGCACGCCGCGCGGGCGGGCAATTTCAGCGAGGCGCAACACCTGCTGCGCGAAGCCGACGGCTACGCCCGGCAGGCGCACAAGATGCAGACGAAGCTGATTGAGCAGGACGCGGGCGAAGGCCGCCAGCCAATGACCTTAATTATGGTGCACGCGCAGGATCACTTAATGAATTCCCTGCTGGCGCGCGAATTTTCTGAAGAGCTGATTCATTTATATCAGCGTCAGTAA
- a CDS encoding PTS sugar transporter subunit IIC: MSSLYQSMVAVIEQTITPLAGKLGQQKYVIAIRDGFTAALPFMIIGSFMLVFIFPPFSADTTVGFARAWLDFSQTYREQLMLPFNLSMGVMTFFISVGVGASLGRQFQLDPVMAGLLAFMAFLLVAAPYADGKISTQYLSGQGIFTALITAIYSTRVYAWLKEHKVTIRLPKEVPTGVARSFEILIPVIAVMGTLHPLNLFIEAQTGMIMPQAIMHLLEPLVSASDSLPAVLLSVLLCQIFWFAGIHGSLIVTGIMNPFWMANLSANQAALAAGAALPHTYLQGFWDHYLLIGGVGCTLPLAFLLLKSRATHLRTIGKMGIVPSFFNINEPILFGAPIIMNPILFIPFVCVPLVNAVLAWTATRLGLIEQVVSLTPWTTPAPIGASWAANWALAPVVMCLICMVMSALIYLPFLRAYERSLIKTEEQKARNAAPQAQTVTG; encoded by the coding sequence ATGAGTTCTTTATATCAGTCGATGGTTGCCGTTATTGAACAGACGATTACGCCGCTCGCCGGGAAACTCGGCCAGCAGAAATATGTTATCGCCATTCGTGACGGCTTCACCGCGGCGCTGCCGTTCATGATTATCGGCTCGTTTATGCTGGTGTTTATCTTCCCGCCGTTCTCTGCCGATACCACGGTCGGCTTTGCCCGCGCCTGGCTCGATTTCTCGCAGACGTACCGCGAACAGCTAATGCTGCCGTTTAATCTCAGCATGGGCGTGATGACCTTTTTTATCTCCGTTGGCGTCGGCGCGAGCCTGGGGCGTCAGTTCCAGCTCGATCCCGTCATGGCGGGCCTGCTGGCGTTTATGGCGTTCCTGCTGGTGGCTGCCCCCTACGCCGACGGCAAAATCTCCACGCAGTATCTCTCGGGCCAGGGCATTTTCACGGCGCTGATCACGGCGATTTACTCCACCCGCGTCTACGCGTGGCTTAAGGAGCACAAGGTGACCATCCGCCTGCCGAAAGAGGTGCCGACCGGCGTGGCGCGCTCGTTTGAAATTCTCATTCCGGTTATCGCGGTGATGGGAACGCTGCACCCGCTGAACCTGTTTATCGAAGCGCAAACCGGGATGATCATGCCGCAGGCGATTATGCATCTGCTGGAACCGCTGGTTTCCGCGTCTGACTCCCTGCCCGCCGTACTGCTCTCCGTGCTGCTGTGCCAGATTTTCTGGTTCGCGGGCATTCACGGCTCGCTTATCGTCACCGGCATCATGAACCCGTTCTGGATGGCGAATCTCTCCGCCAACCAGGCGGCGCTGGCTGCGGGCGCCGCGCTGCCACACACTTATCTGCAAGGCTTCTGGGATCACTACCTGCTGATTGGCGGCGTCGGCTGTACTCTGCCGCTGGCGTTTTTGCTCCTTAAAAGCCGGGCGACGCACCTGCGCACCATCGGCAAAATGGGCATCGTGCCGAGCTTTTTTAATATCAACGAACCGATTCTGTTCGGCGCGCCCATCATTATGAACCCGATCCTGTTTATCCCGTTCGTCTGCGTGCCGCTGGTCAACGCCGTACTGGCCTGGACCGCTACGCGACTGGGGCTGATTGAACAGGTGGTGTCGCTCACGCCCTGGACAACGCCTGCGCCCATCGGTGCTTCCTGGGCCGCCAACTGGGCGCTGGCCCCGGTGGTGATGTGCCTTATCTGTATGGTGATGTCGGCGCTGATTTACCTGCCGTTCCTGCGCGCCTATGAACGCTCGCTCATTAAGACCGAAGAGCAGAAAGCGCGTAACGCCGCCCCACAGGCGCAAACCGTGACCGGATAA
- a CDS encoding PTS sugar transporter subunit IIB: MYKIMLCCSAGMSTSLLVRKMVDAAGERDLPVQIEAWGVAEFDTQFPKYQVVLLGPQVKYMLPTLSQKAAAHGIPVQAIDMMDYGMQRGDKVLDYALSLIEAAH; the protein is encoded by the coding sequence ATGTACAAGATTATGCTGTGTTGCTCTGCGGGGATGTCCACCAGTCTGCTGGTGAGAAAGATGGTTGACGCGGCAGGAGAACGGGATCTTCCCGTACAGATTGAAGCCTGGGGCGTTGCCGAATTTGATACGCAGTTTCCAAAGTATCAGGTGGTGCTGCTCGGGCCGCAGGTGAAGTATATGTTACCGACGCTGTCGCAAAAGGCTGCCGCTCACGGCATTCCTGTTCAGGCCATCGACATGATGGATTACGGAATGCAGCGTGGCGACAAAGTGCTGGATTACGCGCTCTCGCTTATTGAAGCCGCGCATTAG
- a CDS encoding LacI family DNA-binding transcriptional regulator: MSTINDVSRLAGVSKATVSRVLSGSRGVKEASRQAVLKAVDELNYRPNVIAQSLLSQSTGCIGVICAQENINQTTGYLYALEKQLSQHQKHLLLRFANSKHEVMNALDELTSGLCDDVLIIGARFPLNITQENVILVDCMESENAPSLHYDHAFAVETACNYLIRQNRRQIALIYPQGNGFADQVLLGYKLALERNFLPFNRNLVFMDATSSSVALQELLNNATTLNFNALLVADDQEAQRVIPQLQAFNKSVPDDIMVFSLAGTLQMPGVPTIPAIEYSMDVMAARIVGWLNEKTQDVLGSGVLRGDLFLPEMRKR; encoded by the coding sequence ATGTCAACAATCAACGATGTATCGCGTCTGGCCGGGGTGTCGAAAGCCACGGTGTCACGGGTGCTGAGCGGATCGCGCGGCGTCAAGGAAGCCAGCCGTCAGGCCGTACTGAAAGCCGTCGATGAACTCAATTACCGGCCCAACGTCATCGCGCAGTCGCTGCTAAGCCAGAGCACCGGCTGCATCGGCGTTATCTGCGCCCAGGAGAATATCAACCAGACCACGGGCTACCTCTACGCGCTGGAAAAACAGCTCAGCCAGCACCAGAAACACCTGCTGCTGCGCTTCGCCAACAGCAAGCATGAAGTGATGAACGCGCTGGACGAACTTACCAGCGGCCTGTGCGATGACGTGCTGATTATCGGCGCGCGGTTTCCGTTAAACATCACCCAGGAAAATGTGATCCTTGTGGACTGCATGGAGAGCGAAAACGCCCCCAGTCTGCATTACGATCACGCGTTTGCGGTGGAAACCGCCTGTAACTATCTGATTCGGCAGAACCGCCGCCAGATAGCCCTGATTTATCCGCAGGGCAACGGCTTCGCCGATCAGGTGCTGCTCGGCTATAAGCTGGCGCTGGAGCGCAACTTCCTGCCGTTTAACCGCAATCTGGTATTTATGGATGCCACTTCCTCCTCGGTGGCGTTACAGGAGTTGCTCAACAACGCGACGACGCTTAACTTCAACGCGTTGCTGGTGGCGGACGATCAGGAGGCGCAGCGGGTTATTCCGCAGCTTCAGGCATTTAATAAATCGGTGCCGGACGACATCATGGTCTTCAGCCTCGCGGGCACGCTGCAAATGCCCGGCGTGCCGACCATTCCGGCTATCGAATATTCGATGGACGTCATGGCCGCGCGCATTGTGGGCTGGCTGAACGAGAAGACGCAGGATGTGCTGGGCAGCGGCGTGCTGCGCGGCGATCTCTTCCTGCCGGAGATGCGCAAGCGCTAA